acgtattatcttgtcattctgtattggttttacgaccacacatcaagcgttcaaagttactcgagttgctttgaatgagaactgattatatatggaaacctaaaagtaaaaagccataaaaaatttaatttggtcagtgtctgtaatagaatacaaatacgcaaatacccgtgccaaacatgagttcaaacaagtgttctaatatttgtctgtgtgtggcaccggcaaagacgttttacaatagacgcgtcatagactaacaaaattgcacataaaacggcgcactattcactatatagcatcatgactgtacatataattacaaattggctcgatgaagtcttttagttatacaggtgtcaaattaacgatatatatatttattgtataatgaattaatattatatatatataacccttctgtgtcgcctaataatattgcatcgttcagaaaatattcaatcgttcctgcgtcgacctgcttgctttagtGTTGATGTTTTAATGTTACAaccggtacctacatttctgcagcaattcgcattacttcctttatattttatgtaacaattatcattttgtatacgacttatttatgatttcgttgtttgatcataatgctcattttgtgtttattgtatgttgtaatttaaccaccacgtaacccataattaatagttaagtgatggcaatttaaagataatatcatgtacacaagtgcgaaataattttgcttttatcgcgttCATTGTTCGAATCTCTTTCTTTTTAGATACTCTAttatttagatcatatacccactgttatggtatatatctaatatgtataatttgtatCGCATCTgcatttcgctgttgattactacccggtttcatagacctgttttaaatcagttcttattataattatttaatcttttcttgtttaacaaattgttaaattaatctgtttgatatctacataaaatatttttatattattatcgcagtaaacaaccttcgcatgacgaagaaagtatattttaatgaatgctaatctttatagttcctttttctatggataagtataatgatcattgtaaacttgatgttaatttctttttccagtgaacattttcaatttttaaaagtagcgtgacttatttgtgaaataattttgtttggcttagaataagtttgttcttgttaatatattagtttcttatttgtgtagaaagataatgctagaatccgaatttccttttgatgaagacaaagataaataatatggctagctagtatgtttcagagttaattgctgttctagatttgtaatctttatgtatttctatattgaatcgtatattattaggcaattttataaaataataaatttcttttatttgaacattgatacttgatatttatttgatgattacattaaaatgattatcgaaatacaaaaagaattctatatatttgttataaagttaaatcaattgttgtaaaaatatagtttgacaattgagaatgttttagcatattataaatatcaatgttaattatcattcgtcacagtatgtattttagacataaaaataatttttaagtatattttattatttagtatttcgaaTTTTGCatgcagtttattttaaagtagtattttcttccattgaatataattaataactaagatcaaattatcagcgctacatagcttaatagaggtgtaatactttgtaaatctaatatggaatgtgaatatcattagtatttacttttataagcattttgtacacaaaatgttatagtaaaataaaataaaaataatattttcaatattatgtttgtctgattaacgattTATTCTAGATCTTATTAATCGAAtatatgtattgataatgatagaagtacactgtaaatNNNNNNNNNNNNNNNNNNNNNNNNNNNNNNNNNNNNNNNNNNNNNNNNNNNNNNNNNNNNNNNNNNNNNNNNNNNNNNNNNNNNNNNNNNNNNNNNNNNNNNNNNNNNNNNNNNNNNNNNNNNNNNNNNNNNNNNNNNNNNNNNNNNNNNNNNNNNNNNNNNNNNNNNNNNNNNNNNNNNNNNNNNNNNNNNNNNNNNNNNNNNNNNNNNNNNNNNNNNNNNNNNNNNNNNNNNNNNNNNNNNNNNNNNNNNNNNNNNNNNNNNNNNNNNNNNNNNNNNNNNNNNNNNNNNNNNNNNNNNNNNNNNNNNNNNNNNNNNNNNNNNNNNNNNNNNNNNNNNNNNNNNNNNNNNNNNNNNNNNNNNNNNNNNNNNNNNNNNNNNNNNNNNNNNNNNNNNNNNNNNNNNNNNNNNNNNNNNNNNNNNNNNNNNNNNNNNNNNNNNNNNNNNNNNNNNNNNNNNNNNNNNNNNNNNNNNNNNNNNNNNNNNNNNNNNNNNNNNNNTACAATACTAATAGTTATGTTGTGTACTTAAAGGCATGTATataataaagtgtaatttttcaaatttagtaCGAGATCccactgcagaattagtgcactcatcgagtacatgttaaaactacattcttacacatatttatgcttagaagaatatatatctactaggttgcctattaaaacttggccgcaaaatattttaattaaattattgttaattgatttttcggaaaacatttcattcatttgttttcaaataaaatagcgtccacttcatgacaatacacataaagactctgaaaaccacggttgccgttgcgcacttggccgcacctcttcgcagccaggtgtagcaggtatgactatgatacatttactcgttcataatgtatatttattagctatacatcaaattaaagctgaattttttctgttgatcatgatacacggttgcctaattaaatctagccgcaaataagggttgccgactctaaaaatgataaatattgaaggtagagtgaaagagagctagcgcgtaatattaccagtcagaaaaggatagcGAGTACTAGCTGTACGACACTTTTGAGCCATTGCGCATACGCCTGATGATCGTGTTCTCAACCACCAGTTAAAACAATAGTagatacaacttaataaatactccAAAAAGTCTTctcaaaatgataaatgtaaaattaccacaataaattactatccattaaaaataaaattagggttactcacgtaaaataaaattttattgtgcaagtactgtttgaataaatattatatcttattcaggtattcaaaaacttattacatataaatgaagcatttaagtaactcaaaaattaaacaaacgtaTCTTATCTatccgtaaattttatttaaaaatctgaaccATCAGAGCTTTCATTTTCACTATCATTGAAGCTATCACTTTCATAACTTTCATCGCTAGAAATATCATAATCATCGTCATTATCGGAAGATTTGTTCGTGGAATCACAGAGAACATTTTCAACTTGCATTGGAGCTGAATCTCCCAGAAACCATGTAGAATTCTTCTGTATCTTTATGctttaaaactgtaatttttttaagacacgCTGTATGATATCCAACGTCATAGGTAGattcaatataatatcattgtatttatatattttttttacgacgaaataataacattagcaaACACTTTTTGAATGATGCATCATCAAAGTCAAGTACATTGCATTTTTTCTCACACAGAAAACACGCCTTCATcttcatgaattttattcgaagtttattaacccatttagcatcggaatgtttgccggcaaacattacAGCTACAtgacgtgtgtcacgggaatataaccttattatgtactacatgctatgtatgttatccttttctgactggtaatatAACGCGCGAGCTCtctttcactctaccttcaatatttatcattttaagagtcggcaacccttatttgcggccagatttaattaggcaatcgtgtatcatgatcaacagaaaaaaatcagctttaatttgatgtaggtatagctaataaataaacattatgaacgagtaaatgtatcatagtcatacctgcttacacctggctgcgaagaggtgcggccaagtgcgcaacggcaaccgtggtttttcagagtctttatgtgtattgtcatgaagtggacgatattttatttgaaaaactattgaatgaaatgttttccgaaaaatcaattaacaataatttaattaaaaatatttgcggccacgttttaataggcaacctagtagatatatattcttctaagcataaatatgtgtaagaatgtagtttttaacatgtactcgatgagcgcactaattctgcagcgggATCTTAGACTATTATAGCAACATAGCTTCACGCTTTTTTCTTCTCAGAGGTAGGCAGACGTATTACATTCACATTTCATCAGTTTGTCAGTTCCCATATAATAGCGGTGGGCTTTTCATCACTTGCCGAACGTAAGTTCCCACAAAAACCCAAATTCTTTGCGCGGCCCAGAATGTGATCCTAAGACTTCAGTGCGGTAATCGCATTTGCATTTCgcaactacgccgccgaggcagtatatattttcttatataattaaatcttaatCTAAAAATCTACTTCCAAATCACTTACCCCTTATTCTATtcttattattctatttatttatctgaggacggagcattgctgtgataacaagtctgtttctcagcttcgtttatctgacaaccaactagattgaagttgtatctcaatattagccaatcacaacggccctatgtctacgcattgcgaaggctaccatgccgtcagcactaagaaacgAGACttgtcacagcaatgctccgttcatagataaataacgtctatgaattaGGGGGTTAAACTTTACTACCAAGAATATTGACCAATACAAAAAGaacaaataattatctaaaaaataatgattaaccGTTCACATAAGTGTAGCAATGTTATGTTACGACACGGGATCGAACCCGCAATCTTTTGTTTTCAGCCGGCGCGGCGAGCGAAAGCGATACTTGAAGGACATCGTGGGGTTTTACTGTACTACTACTATTTGGTATGAGATCGACAGAATTTGCCTTCAGTTACTaaaattggattaaaaaaattcaagacgtttatgattgattttaaataaatactaaaataattaagttgcgttttatttcaaatttggaagctttctattataataataggatTTAGAGCACCACTTCATAAATACGTACAACTATAAAGTTTACACTTATAATTCTTATAATCACAAGGTAATCACAAAGTTATGAGATCCATGGCAATCGTTTACGGAAAACCATgagttacaataattatgtattgtttttatatagcgtaagccatatttaattatttcaaacaccGTTAGCAAAGTCGACCCTATTATGTGGCTTTTGTATGACGGAAAATGCTGtcttaccataaaaaaaatattttacattttaattagtaaaaatgCTCATTTGAGTATTTAccgatgtaattttttttaatcgaatGTGTTCTACCTAAGAAAAGAATCATTTAGCCGAACAGTTGGAGCAAAtagagttaataatatttataatacctatgtaatctaattataatagtagTTTAGGGTTTTATTAACATCGGGGGCCCTATTCTGTCTACgggtcattattttttattattttacctatacggctatcaaagctatcCTTCGATTAGAGCACCCGTAATTGCAGTCATTCGTCCCCGTAAACCGAATAGAGCACCCTGACCTTATATGAATTAATATCAACATCTACCTATAGATTGACGACCTAAGAGAATATAGCCGCTTTATTTGGATTTGGTAACAgaacaattatttatcaaagaATATGGAATTcgattagaaataaatatgtacctatattacTTATCTTTTAATGGTAACTTTTTACTGTAACATGTTATCATCAGATAGGTATTTAATCCAATCCTAAAGGACCGCATGCAATTTTAAGATAAAACACATGTTTAAGATCATTGTAAAAAAGTCATCCTAAAACATCTAAGTGTGTAGGTATGTAATTTTATGGGCTTTCAATATCACtccaattttacttatattaaaaacgatttatttgttatttcaaaCTGTAATAACGGgtaagtacattttataataatcaatcAATAACTACTCCTGGACCGTTGGTAACGAAAAGATCTTAAAAAATCCTATTCCTTGCAAAGTATCAAAATTGAataataggtaggtatttaATAAGGCAGCCAGTTAATGATACAATTATCCATAAACTCGCACAGATATGCTTCTAGTATCAATATTGGGAGAAGGATGTGTCAAGGTGTTTTCGCCAGGTTTTTCGACGTTcagtgatattataatatttatggtcCCCGGTTACAACAACAGATTGTTAATAGCATTGAGCTAAAGCAGTTTATATGTTCGTACATCAGGCACTATGTATGCTACCGAGGTCCTAAAGCGTGACAGATGGGAGCAGTATCATCGATACTGCTCccatctaattaaaaatgttatgttaaaaatgttaaattaaaatttttaatacaagtaCTTGTAGGTATATTCTTCATAATGTTACAGTCCTCGTATTGTAACTGGTATGTTTGTGCGATCGCTGGAACGCGTTCGTTGTAaccaaaagataaaaaatatgacaccAGTAATTATTACTCCTCCCTAAATACGTAGGGTCCAGTATCCTGGACTTCATCATTCCTACGTGCACCCTGATCACAAAATGTACAAGTAGGTTCTGTTCTATTACATTTTGGATTTCACCATTATTGGCAGATTAGGTAAACTATCTTACATTAAGATTAGCAATTAGCGATACTTTCAGAAAAGAAAATTTCTGAGCAAGCATTATTGGGCAAAACGTGAGAAAAAAAACGATATCTTGGAACAAACATAGCTCATATCATTTCTGTGGTAGTTTAAAATGACTGTGTCGGTCATGGATTAATCCATTAAATTATAGGCATTGAAACTTTTTAGAGTTTATTTCACTCACtgattgctatattttttttatcagcttTAAGATGAGATACAGTCCGCAAGACTCTATTACAATAGAAATTCAGGAAAGTTAGTTATTCTTCATCATGTAATAACCTTGGACAAAATTGTCTGTTAAGGTGCTCCCCCAACAAAACGGCGAGCtaatcgtatttttagaagctatatactcaaaatttataaaacagaaaaaaaaatatcattttaatttgcaaccaaaacaatttaataaagaatatttttgtagtcttaaattttcaaaaagacctaaaattgatttttatgtaaattattcataaatctttgCAAATTCCCTCCGGACCTCGTGCGCCGAACATGTAAGTAtagaacgaatgctcaaggctgCTTGCTCGAGGAAGAGTCTTCAACAAAATCGtacggtaaataaatataagatctTGATATTCGAGTAGGAATTAATGAACCTTTAATTCTCAAAATCACTGGGAAATCCCAgtgttttaagaatatttttttttatcctcgTCAGGTTAGCTTCAACGCAAAATTCTGTTAAAACCTAATTGGGGCCACAAACAAAATTTTGCAGCAGACtacttaagttttataaaacgcAATTCTTCCGAGAATTTGGTTTTGACACGATGGTATTATTGACTTCCAAgggtttcaatattttaatagaacgtTCGATATACTTATATGTAAAACAGCGTAAAATTTTAGTTCTCCGAATCAAATTCtaattatgtaggtacctactatGAAGGCGAGGTGCACGTACCGCAACTAAAACATAATGggaaaattctacaaaaatatgtttattttatgaattgatTTGCTTTGGTTTCGCGTACACACATAACATTGGaaagattatttatattgaaatcttACAATTTAACTGTAGGAACTTCTATAGCAGACCTTACAAACATTATTTGCAATTAGattgaaagaaaatatctttTCGGGTAATAGTAGTAGTGTCAAGaagataagatattttatacCATTCATTTACCACAAGTTTACatacattattacaaatatttgaaaccGTTACAGCAGTCATTGAAAATTATTCAATCGAATGAAGCGACCAATTTTCGacttttctttgtttactttcatCACTAGTTAGATCGTATTACAACATCTacttaaacatataatttaaatataccttaAATAATCGGTGAGAAAAAAAGAGGTTATCTTATCGGCACACCtgtataagaaagaaaaaatatacattttgaaatttaaaccaATCCGAGAAGtggattaattaatttttaaaaacatattcaaCTGCGTGATGAATTAAAAGTTCGtgtgacaataataataataactttcaatcaatttgataaaattaaaaataaacaattcaatcTGAATTCCCCTgctttgaaaataattgtattggCAACAAATTATcacacttttaatttttttgtcggTCTCAGAGGATAGTTGACCGTCACTTGACGTTTGATAGCTGCCCGCCTTGGTAGTCTTCTAGAATTCCATTCCGCTTCAATTTTTCGTGCTAACTCGAAATCGCTTTTTCTTGTTCAAGTAGATTTTTAACTCTAATTTGTTCCTGCAATATTTCTTTAACATCGCAGTTATCCAATGGACTAGACAAATTTTTGACTGCTAAGTTAACTCTGTTGTTATTTATTGACTCAGTCATTAGAAGTGGACTACTGTGTTCATTGCTAGGATTTACTTTTTTCGTATTACTCTTCAAGCGCGGTTTTCTTTCTGATGATACTTTCCTTTGTTTCACTTTTGATTTCTTGGGAGTCGTTTCATTCTCGTCTTTAGTTATGCTGCTCACTGATCTGGTGCGTCTCAAATtagtttcattatttaattttgtaataccGTCTACTTGTTTCGTTACTTTACTTTTGTTAGATTCTTTTTTAGCTTTAGATTTAAGGTTAGCTTCATATTTATCAAGATCCTCCtgtaaaattaagattttatcaATTATGCTATTACATTTTGGTAATAATAACttcgttaaatttaaataccgtATTCTATTGTAATTACCGTTTCATTTTTCAGTATATCTAATGTAAGAACGAATGCTGATGGCAAATTATTCGAAAGTGATAGACTCCGAAGATTGCAAAGGGCTTCCAAATACTGGTCACGTGTTGGCGGCGGCTCAGGGGAAAGTGAAGGTTTCTTATCGGCGTGAACGGATGGTATGCGCAAAGGAAAACCCTTGCCAGCGCTTACTCTGAAAAATTATACGTAGAATAAGCCGCATATAATATcatgtatttcaaaatattaagttaaaattaatgtagTTACATAGATAATGGTTCTAGACTAAGCCTGCGTCTCAACCAAAGATGTGCGAGGAAGCTTTGTCTCTTTGTTAGCCCTTTTCCAATAGACCGGCCCCAAGTTTGcaataatgaaaatatgataGAACTAGcgaaaatatgatattattacaaCTCTTTGTTTttgcaatacaactacggcaccgaggcagtcagttgtattgcatgtccggtacaatagcgctctgaggtcctgggttcgaatcccgggtcgggcaaagtgatatttgggtttttctgctcagtatcagcccggagtctggaatttgtgcccgatatggcgataggctcgcccctatcacatcatgggacggaacatacttggcgaaaagtgggtgccctagttgcgcctctgcataccccttcggggataaatgcgtgatgttatgtttttgCCGCAagatcaaaatgtatttttttttttgagacatCCACGAATATTTTTGTCATGTGAATGGATGTAAAAATTGTAATCTTAACAATGTATATTAAGATGCCTAATCATTCTTTGTAAAAAGGAGATCTTTCCACAGTCATTTATCTCATTGTAAAGGTGTGTTTCACATTAGTACATGAAAGATCAATCGGAAATCTTAATGGAAGTCTATCTATTTTATCGACACACAGCGGTCGCCTAACtcaatttactttaattataattattgtagtctACAAACCTATCCGCAATCCTGACTCCTATCCAATGCCCTACTACTTAAACACTAAGCATAGCTGACTTACTTGGTAACAGTTGTTCTTTTAATGGGTTTAAAAAAGCACAGTTCCTCCATAGAGTCTACACTGATAGAGTCTACATTTCTATCAGGGACTTGGGGCTTCTGTTGTGGAATGCCAGGTATACATGGCAAGGGCAAAGAAACCAGTAATGATGGCCCagcattttttctttttcctttgCCTTTATCTTCCTTTTCTTTAGCAGCGGCCTCTGTATCATCTTTCTGAAAATAGGAAAGTGAGGAACGTAAGACGATTACGTTTCGAATTATAAagcgtattaaaattatacgtatGGAGCCACGTTAGAGGAGCAGCCAGCAGCTACATATTTCCGCAACATATCTACCTAATCTGATACTAATTTCTCTTCTGACAATTGCACGctgtatgaatatattttgaaatcgtAAATCGTGCGCATTAAatggtaattattaattttggtaCCTACAACAACACTTATGCATGTATTGTTAGACGGGTTTATCACTTATATAAACCCGCCAAAAGGCGTCACATGCATCcagactattataataatttctacatCGATTTACTTATATTGCCTGACAGGTAACATCTCACTCTCACGTAGAAGCTAGGCTATATGCTTTTGTAAAGAAACTTAAAGCTCTCATCGGTATCTTAGAAGCCGCTCACTTTAAATCAACAAACTTTCGTCTCTTATCCACAACGACGGCATAATATCTTGAGGGCCTGCCCTAACTAAGTCCCCATTAATTATTGTCTCCAGATGCCATGTAGTCGGCCTTCGCCGTATTTAGTTTTAGGCAGGCGTTTCCAGGCATTCCATTTGACATATTCACTTGGTGCCCTAGGACTAGATGTTACTTTTCATTATATCTTAGTTCAATGTTATTGGCATACATAAGGTCATATTGAACTTCCTGATAGTCTTTAGTATCGCGTCTCGATCATCATCGCAAACGAGTCTATAGGTAGTGTTACTTTGTGGTTATTTAAACAGGAAGAACATGTTTCAGAGATTTGTTTGAAAGCttcaatttattaacttttgtcATAAGCCCCAAATGAAATAATCGTCGCCAAACCACAATGCATACTTATTTCACGGTCATTCAAACTTGAGCTTGTACCACATAAATAGCCCCAGAGCCAAAACTTGATGTCATATTGAAGACAGAAACTCGTCAATATCCTACAAAGTGCATGAAATGTTTAAACAAAACTTAGTCTGTATCTATACAGgaattataagtttatattggAGTAAGTGATAAGTTTCATGAGTAGttaatatagtaaatattagctgtttttatggaaaaaaaaaatgctaaaaacGATTCATCCGATTTTAGAAAATAACAGGCACACAGATTAAATAAACATTCTCTTatttgtaatcaattttataacatcaatatttTGACCTACCTTTTCTTTTGAACTGTCCCCGTTTTCTTTATTCCATAGATTAGTTCCAAgtttaacttttttatctaCGACATTTTTACGTCCATATCTAGGAACCATCTCTGGAGAACCGCTGCTGGTGGATGTACTAGTTGAAACTGTTGTAGTTTTTGACATACAACTGTCTGAACTTGTATTGTCTTCAGGCAAAACGGACTACTGAAATATGTCTCCTTATAagataataacattttgaaatttataatgtcTTAAGTGTTATACTTCCCAACAAATTGGATTACTTTAATCATGGGTTTAGTAACTAGGAATAACGCAAGGCAACTGTAATAAGTACTATGTTGAAGGGGTTTAAGTAAGATACTTAATAGTGAAAAGCTGATAGAAATGTAGGTGAAGGTGTTCTAGACgatgtaaaacattattaaaatattttttctaatatgtgAATACTGTCGTGTTAGGTTTCGagataaacaaataacaataccgattcaaatttaaaaacaccAATTAGCTTATATTAgcactaaaacataaaaaagcacTGCAACACGTAAATTAAATACCGAACACTAAACACTGAAAAACACTTAATTACAACCATTGCATTACGCAGTCACACACAATTTACAGTGTTCGCTTCGTTATCGCTCCAAATTCGCTTCTCGCTCTTGATCGCGTCGCCAACAAGACGGACTCGTAACGGCGGCATGTTGCCTTTTATACCGGGCTGCCTGTTCCATCGATGTCCGAGGAACATTCCTTAAAGACCCGAAATGGTCGGGAATTTTATAGTAGAATTGAGATTCGTTATTAACTTACCACGACATTCTGGATACATCGAGATCTTTCGAAAACGTTTCATCGCAGAACCATCCACATTCGGGTAGGTGCTATTATCGGCAACTATTAGCCGTAACGATACGTTAGTGTAGACCTAGCTGACATATTGAaagttactattttttttacgtttttttgcaaaaaaacatatttaaggCATTTAGAAATTCTTTTATCTTAGAAATTTGTGTTAGAGTTGAAGAAGAAAAACACCTAAACATTTAACAGGATCATACCTTTTGCCTggtattaacaaatatatttaaaaaaatggaagaaaattatccttttaatattttccagATATCATAATTTTCAAGAATTTGATTCATAAGAATTAAATTAGAGTGACACTATCAAATGGTGtaataatacacaatattattgtttactttttttaaagattaaGGGCCAGTAAGACCTACTGCCCTTCAGCCAGGTGTGCATTATCATATTCAGGTATAAGtagaaaaaggtttttaatgatgttttaCATTGCCTCAAACACCTTCCTCAAAATGTCTATAAGCACTCTAATCTATAATGAACCacaacaaacataattttagcgTGCTACTTGTAAATCATTCACACAAATTAGTAACAAGCCTACTgattatattgaatatataattactaaattagtAATCCATGTTGTTTAAATATGGGGTATTCCATATAAATGAGGGAaatcgtaaaattattaaacttccATAAAAGAGCTTGAGTTAAGTAATTACTTAAAGCTAAacatccatattttattttttacttttagtattattgtcGTTATACTTATAATCTCAAATTTAgctatattcattttaatatttttagaaataaaaataaacaaatataatacttgcataatttttctttaataaaagatttttttcatttgagATCAGTTTGAAATATGTGCCACAACACTCAAAAAACTGATGTGACTCAGTCATAGTTAATTTAAACAGGATTTTATTAAACGCTGGTAACTATGACTCTGTTTAATGTACTAAACCAAAATGGATCAATTTTACACCTCTTAATCCTTAGGAAGGATAAAATATACTGTAAGatgactttattttaaatctcaTGGAGACTACTTCATGCATTATACTTGAAACTACATCTTCTCagtttaaaaagattttttaacacacaatggaaaaataaaatattctgatgTGTATGTAAGCCACAGGAAGCAGAAATTGAATAATTCCCACATATTTTTACCTTGTCCTAATAGCCACAAATTTgcagattattttattttattctacaatGGCTAGCagcaatatttcttattatgacAAAAGCTCATATACTCATTTTATCATAGAAAAAAAACTGATGTAAGATAAAATTGTTTGGCAATAACTACAGTAAGTACTTACAGAggtagaagattttttttttgtattccacCAGTCATAGATATTTG
The sequence above is drawn from the Manduca sexta isolate Smith_Timp_Sample1 chromosome 28, JHU_Msex_v1.0, whole genome shotgun sequence genome and encodes:
- the LOC115445081 gene encoding LOW QUALITY PROTEIN: E3 ubiquitin-protein ligase rnf168 (The sequence of the model RefSeq protein was modified relative to this genomic sequence to represent the inferred CDS: inserted 1 base in 1 codon; deleted 2 bases in 1 codon), whose product is MAAKSKNRLPKIENKLLKLDKLELKDVLCPICQSILIEPVTLPCFHDFCQHCFSGSVEYNALCCPLCRLRIGSWLRTATKHKNLVNVQLWNFIKSKFPAEVTKKTNGEDIDLPEETPLPRLSAQGEIRSEYEAEVKRLKIERLERERKQLLETELLINKIKQEEEEAEKKNLERLKQDEMLAQEIQNEQLQIPEPQPSTPRRSIRNTPRPRLKATKIDKYLKINTAKVKNSPFCLNNTSSDSCMSKTTTVSTSTSTSSGSPEMVPRYGRKNVVDKKVKLGTNLWNKENGDSSKEKKDDTEAAAKEKEDKGKGKRKNAGPSLLVSLPLPCIPGIPQQKPQVPDRNVDSISVDSMEELCFFKPIKRTTVTKVSAGKGFPLRIPSVHADKKPSLSPEPPPTRDQYLEALCNLRSLSLSNNLPSAFVLTLDILKNETEDLDKYEANLKSKAKKESNKSKVTKQVDGITKLNNETNLRRTRSVSSITKDENETTPKKSKVKQRKVSSERKPRLKSNTKKVNPSNEHSSPLLMTESINNNRVNLAVKNLSSPLDNCDVKEILQEQIRVKNLLEQEKXDFELARKIEAEWNSRRLPRRAAIKRQVTVNYPLRPTKKLKV